One genomic window of Dermacentor andersoni chromosome 8, qqDerAnde1_hic_scaffold, whole genome shotgun sequence includes the following:
- the LOC126526599 gene encoding putative nuclease HARBI1: MTKSAVRLLCSELAHLLEPLTAAGLSVEDPVLCTLRFFETGSFQSSVGSEATIDMSQPSVSRCIAKVAWAIVQVGKEQGWVAFPRTASERAAITQGFLQRGRLGGVIGCVDGTFIAIVAPNLPPAQKATYWCRKGYYALNAMVVCDSDLRVLHVDPRFDGSCHDAHVWRHASLRRRIASGHIAVQDREYLFDE, translated from the exons ATGACGAAGAGCGCCGTCCGGCTGCTTTGCAGTGAGCTAGCCCACTTGCTGGAGCCGCTGACCGCGGCGGGCCTGAGCGTTGAGGACCCAGTCCTCTGCACTCTCAGGTTCTTTGAAACTGGCAGCTTCCAGTCGTCAGTCGGCAGTGAGGCGACCATCGACATGTCCCAGCCATCTGTAAGCCGCTGTATCGCAAAAGTCGCGTGGGCCATTGTTCAGGTTGGCAAGGAGCAAGGATGGGTGGCCTTCCCACGCACCGCCAGCGAGCGAGCTGCAATTACGCAAGGGTTCTTGCAGCGCGGCAGGCTCGGCGGCGTGATTGGGTGCGTGGATGGCACGTTCATCGCCATCGTCGCCCCGAACCTGCCTCCTGCGCAGAAGGCAACGTATTGGTGCCGGAAGGGTTATTACGCACTCAATGCAATGGTG GTGTGTGACTCGGACTTGAGGGTCCTTCACGTTGACCCGCGATTCGATGGGTCGTGCCACGACGCGCACGTGTGGCGGCACGCGTCGCTTCGCCGGCGCATTGCCAGCGGCCACATTGCCGTCCAAGACAGAGAGTACCTTTTCGATGAGTAG